Proteins encoded within one genomic window of Nomia melanderi isolate GNS246 chromosome 8, iyNomMela1, whole genome shotgun sequence:
- the Sec13 gene encoding nuclear pore and COPII coat complex component secretory 13 — translation MVSILNTVDTGHEDMIHDAEMDYYGLRLATCSSDNSIKIFDLKNGSQSLVADLKGHVGPVWQVAWAHPKFGNLLASCSYDRKVIIWKELGEWTKIYEHTGHDSSVNSVAWAPHEFGLILACGSSDGSLSILTNNGDTWDTQKITNAHTIGCNAVSWCPAIEPSFDATGTQRNGPVKRLATGGCDNLVKIWKEEGDRWIEEDKLEAHSDWVRDVAWAPAVGPSKAALASCSQDRRVIVWTSNDYSSWTPVNLNVFDDVIWNVSWSLTGGILAVSGGDNKVSLWRENTEGQWTCISETNKGQGNLNNIDQRPQ, via the exons GAAATGGATTATTATGGGTTAAGGTTAGCAACTTGTTCCAGTgacaattcaataaaaatttttgaTTTAAAGAATGGATCGCAAAGTTTAGTGGCCGATTTGAAGGGTCACGTTGGACCAGTGTGGCAAGTTGCTTGGGCACATCCTAAATTTGGAAACCTTTTAGCATCTTGCAGTTATGATCG aaaagtaATCATTTGGAAAGAACTGGGGGAATGGACAAAAATTTATGAACATACTGGTCATGATTCCTCTGTGAACTCAGTAGCTTGGGCACCACACGAATTTGGGTTGATCCTCGCATGTGGTAGTTCTGATGGTTCACTGTCAATCCTCACGAATAATGGAGACACATGGGATAcacaaaaaattacaaatgccCATACCATTGGATGCAATGCAGTAAGTTGGTGCCCTGCCATTGAACCCAGCTTCGATGCCACAGGAACTCAGAGAAATGGACCTGTAAAAAGATTGGCCACAGGCGGATGTGATAATTTAGTGAAGATTTGGAAAGAAGAAGGTGATAGGTGGATTGAAGAAGATAAATTAGAAGCACACAGTGATTGG gtAAGAGATGTTGCATGGGCACCTGCAGTTGGACCATCTAAAGCAGCTCTAGCTTCTTGTTCGCAAGATCGTCGTGTAATTGTGTGGACCTCAAATGATTATTCCAGTTGGACACCAGTTAACCTCAATGTTTTTGATGATGTTATCTGGAATGTTAGTTGGTCATTGACTGGAGGTATTTTAGCAGTTAGTGGTGGAGACAACAAGGTATCTCTTTGGCGTGAAAACACAGAAGGGCAGTGGACCTGCATTTCTGAGACAAATAAAGGTCAAGGAAACCTAAACAATATCGATCAGCGGCCACaataa